GGAGAAGTTGAGGCCTGTTGCAGGAGGTATCCAGGACATGGCGCCGAAGATAACAGGAAGGTTGACCTTGCGGAGAATACTGGAGCGGTTACGTCGACAGTAAAGCCACAGGGGAATGGGGAGGAGAGCGCCAAGGGGGAAGAACCAGACCAGGGAACGATATATGGCCTTCGGACCAAAGAATTCGTTAGGTCCGACAACACCCCACAGAATGGAGCCGTTGAAGTGGACTCTTGCAATGGGACAGGTGAATCCATTCAGAGCTTCTGAAGTGCAAATGCCTTTGATGTTTGCGAACATCCAGTTGAGCACTCCAATCTGAGTTAGCGACGAGACAAGTGTCGCGACGATCTTGaacaaggaagaggatgcgAGGAGGAATCTTCATGTAATAGGCCGAGTTTTAGAGCAGAAGCGAATTTGAGGCCTTGCGCTGAGGAGATGTAGTGGTATGTAACGAAAAACCATGTTTGCNNNNNNNNNNNNNNNNNNNNNNNNNNNNNNNNNNNNNNNNNNNNNNNNNNNNNNNNNNNNNNNNNNNNNNNNNNNNNNNNNNNNNNNNNNNNNNNNNNNNNNNNNNNNNNNNNNNNNNNNNNNNNNNNNNNNNNNNNNNNNNNNNNNNNNNNNNNNNNNNNNNNNNNNNNNNNNNNNNNNNNNNNNNNNNNNNNNNNNNNNNNNNNNNNNNNNNNNNNNNNNNNNNNNNNNNNNNNNNNNNNNNNNNNNNNNNNNNNNNNNNNNNNNNNNNNNNNNNNNNNNNNNNNNNNNNNNNAAAGATGCCAATGGCAGTCATGGAGAGAAACGTGATTATTGACCAACTCAGGGGGGCATCCTTGTATCTCTTCATGAGTTTGCTGTGAATATCTTCGCGGCTAATAATTCCATCTACATGAGAAGTGGATGTTGACATGCGCCTCTGGTCCTCGTCGAACGATTGTCGTGGTAAAGGCCCAGGAGAATCCGCTACCGGTTCATACTTCGGCTGCCCATCCTCGCGAGCCTCCTCAAGTGCTCGTTTCCAGGACCTCCATATATCCTGACCATGCCAACAGGCAGTATGCGTTAGAAGAGCAGCCAGACCAGCGAATTGAACACCATAACTCAACACGTATGTGATTGGCAAGAACACTCTGCTGTAGCTCTGATAGGCCTCTCGGTCAAAGAGAAAATCAGGTGTGAGAATCTTGCTGACATCGTAGACCTTGCCCGTGTTGTCGAAAACAGCAGCTGAAAGAATTGGCATgtatgatgagaagagaacGTTGGTGTAGTAGAGAATAGGTGCAATAATCCACATTACCACAGCTAAACCTCCGATAACATTCATAGCAGCCCAGAATGGGACAAGTAAAGGTGAGCCAACGTAGGTGACTTGCGCCCAGTCAAAGGTCAGGGGAAAGAGCCCAAGACCGGAGGAGACGCCGAACAGGTTTGCAATAACGACATTTTTGGGCGCAAACCAGGTAATGACGTTGAAATAGCTAAGTGCTGGCATAAGTAGTCCGGGGAGAAAATAGAAGAGGAAGGATATAGTCCAGACGATGTAGAAGAATTTCCACCTGCTAATGGTCCAGCCCCCGGCAGGTTTGTTCTCCTGTTTGTGAAGCGTCGAGAACATGGCTGCCGACATAAGAGTCCCCGGCCAGATCATTCCACTGGGTCGAACAAGGAAGCGGCGTGTCAGACCTGCAAAGCCATAACCGAGAATCTGGGTGGATAtagtgagaagaagctggtACACGATAGGGGCTTCCTGGTTGTAGAACTGAGTCTGCTCAACAATAACATCTGTCGCAAAGGCGAAGCCAAATGCGACATTGCTGCTGACATAGACGCAAGtatgttctttttcgttcCAACGACCTTGCGCTaaccatctcctccaacgcGTGCGTCTCTTGATCTTATGCGACCCATGCGCATCGTCACTGACAGAAGTCGTCCGTACACCATCGATAAACTCCTCCTCGGGGTCATAAGGTCGCTTTAGCACAAAATCCCACAAATGTCCAAGAGGATGGACGAGCAATAAGGCAATAACTGGAGTAATGGCAACACTAGGGTATCTtaaagagaagaacagatTGGTCGAAGAGCCTAGAATGGCGAAAATGACAGAGAGACACCACATGCGTGGCGTATTTATGGAGAGAGTGGTATTGTCTGTAGGCGGAACGGACGCGCGAACAGCCTCGTGAGGTGAGTTTTCTTGATGTTCAGAATCTGATGCGGTCGAAGAAGCGTCATCCAGCAGTGCGCCATCTTCGGACAAGTCGTCCTTCATGCTACCCTCGAGAACACCAGTATGCGTAGGTTCGGTAATGCCCAGGCGGCCTTCGAGACCCGAGACTAGGACGGCGCCATCGATCTCTTCGGATAACCTCGAGGAGGATTTCTTGCCAAGGATGGAGCGGTGCGAGGTCTCGCTGCGCAGTGTATCCGGAACGTGACGAAGCTGGTGGGAATCGGGATCCCAGCGATCACTACCAGCGGGTGAATTATTGCGACTGGGTGTTAGTGAGACCGAACCGTAGGGAGCAGCGTCGGAGCGAGCGGCGGCGGAGCGCAAGAAGGGTgtcttcttggaagccatATCTATCGTGTCGTCTATGGGTTGAGGAATGGCATCTAGACTATCGTCGGAATCGATATGATCAGGAGGCTGCGCCGCATCTTGATTATCAACGAGAACCGATGGAGGAGCAGCTGAGGTTGGAGCTGAAGCGTGCGTAGAAGtagatgcagatgcaggtGTAGATGCAAATGCAGCTGGGGTAGCAGCGGTAGTTAATGATGGAGGAGGTATATGAGAGGCCGGAGCCTGATACGGCAAGACATGGCCCTTGGCTTGGACTGGGTGTGAGGGTGAGACAGTCACGGTGGACCTGgcagaggatgaggatgcagacgtggatgtggatgttAGGGGCTGAAGGGCGACGTCCTGGCGGAGTGGAGGGGAATCACCAGCAACCCTGTCTCCAACCCTCTCTGCCAGGGACGAAGACGCTGAAGATTGGCGGCTTAGGCTTCGTTTGctggaagagatggaggccGAGGATGAGTTGGTGGTGTGTTTACCCATGGCGGGGGCGTGTATCGTGTATCAATATCTGGCTACCTTACCTATGGATATGATATCCACACTATCGTTGACTaacaagccaagccagcaTGAACGAAATAGCGGCTTAGGAGGGGCGTGATCGAATGGGCTCCAGCTCTCATCGACCTGGCGTGTGGCATTGCCTTGTAATGGTATGGAGCAGCATCAAAAGGGCCCTGATACCATAAGAGAATGTGGTTAGAGGGGCCGTCCGCTAGCAAAGTGCCTCAAAAGGATCCAATTGTCAACAGGTGGATGACATTAATGACAAAAAAGTATATACAAAGGCAGTGATAGGTAGAGAGACATAAAAAAGCAAAGGCTACGGCGCGTTACGGGAATGCCcatcaagcaagcaagagCTTTTGGAGAAGACAGCCCTGTCTTTACGCGTGGGGAGTTCAAGGGTTTTGAGTGGGGTGGTGACCAGGATGAAGCGGATGACTAGGGGGAGTCGGTGACGGGATGACGGCAATCTACTGAGGCAAGACAATACATTGAGCATTGTGCATTCTGCATAAGTTAATAGTAGGCAGCTCGGGCAATGTCTATGGGTATGATTCAGAGAGTATGCGGTGTATGAGAAGAATAGACCACATGAGCATTGATATTGGTGCTGAAAACACTATTGATAGTTGCATTACTTGCTAACAACGCTTCATTTGAAGGTGCCAGGAATGAAAACTACCCAATTGCAATTCACAAATAGTTGGGAAGCCAAGTGCCATTCCACAAGAGGGCACCCAGATCTTTGCCAAAATGAATGAATGGCTGTCTTCCATCTCACATGTTTATTGGGTACCAGGCAATTTGTTTATCAGTTTCATACAGCAGGGCAGTTCTGGGAGTTGTTGGTGCCATATACCAAATCAGACACATAAGGTACTCATAGCCTTCAAGTGGCTGCAGCATACTGGTGTTTCACGAACCACAGAGATGCTTTTGATCTCTATCTTTCCTCATTCTCAGTCATATAAACCCTTGTTCCCGTCTCCAAGACGCACTGAGCACCAAGCACCTCATCGTCACAGCCGGCAGCAAACAAGCGGGCCGAACCAAAACCCCTGACGTCCCCATCTCGGCTACAGGCTACAGGGAACGTTCAAATTTCTGAGGATGGTTGATGGATCTGATTAGATAACACCCGAAGATGTGATCACAATCACAAACCAAGTGCCTGTGTGTTCCAATGGTACCCTGGCTGTCCTCTGTCTGGCCTGTTTGGCGGCCCTTTTTGGCCCTGTCTCTGTCACTATCAGAGCATCTAGGAACCGTTCCTGACACCTTGATGATCCAGATAGATAGCTCAACAGCCTAAGAGCCTTACGTTACTGAACTTGTAGATCTGCCGCTGTTCGTTCGTAATCGAGCAATTATACGTCAGCCTTCTGCCTCGTCGCGAGACGATCTGGTAGTGAATCCCATTCCTCTCTATAGACAGCGGACCCTTGAAGGCATTTCTTACGACACGCCCCAGTCCCTGGAAGGAATTCGGATCCTCATTTCAGACATCCCACGCGTTAACCGCCCATGCTCaaacttcttcctcgtcagcAATGCCTGAGACATGGCTTTAGCTAGCGAGGATTGGGTTCGTCCCAACTTCTGAGCAATAGAATGCCGCCTATTGCAAATGATAAGCTTTTTCTGGTGCATGGTGAACCATGAGATACGGACGGTTTTTCATGGTCTGAAGCACCAGGCTCGAATTACGTGCCATTTGAGAATTTCTGCCAATCCGAGACCTGACAATTCAAACTATCTGATATCAATTGCATTTCCAATCGTGGTCTGCAGCCTACTACCTGGTGGAGATAATATCTCCTTACGTTATACGGTGCTTACAGACAGCCATGCATGGTTGATGAGCGTTATGAAATCCCAGGTTGACACCATAGCTTCTTTATGAAAGTCGTTACGTACTGAGCCGTCTTTTCCTCGTTCCCAAAGCCTAGGATCGATGATTGATGCTACCAAATATTCCCATCTAGCCTTCGCGTGGGGGTTTACCATCAGGTCCCTTGGACAGACTCCGCAACAGTTGAGCAATCCGTAACCTCCAAATATTCGCTTCGTCGTCTTTTTCTCAATATCCGCCGTTGTCGACTGAAATCCAGATATAAGGGCGATTGGAGTGGAATTAGGCTTTCATTTTATCTCCTCGGGCCTCACCGCCGATGCCGCCTGTCATGTCTCAACATTAGACGGCGTCGGCTTCCGTTCAcatgatggcgatgacgCCAGAGAGCGATTTGGGTTCGGCGCGTATCCGCTCCGTCGGTCCCAAGGGCGTGTCACGCCGGGAGCCTTTTATTCTTAGCGCAGCATCCTTCCATGgaagcttctccagcacGTTATCCAAAATACAGTTTTCCACCAACAAACAGGGACAATCGCCAATCCACCATCTTGGTTCATCTGTCTTGTCAGCCTCGCCATGGCGTCATCCCTTCCCGCTGCTaagcagcagctgagaaGTCTCATGAAGCAGAAGCTGTCCAAGATCACCCAGGACTCCATCACCACTCAGAGTATGACAACCAACCAATCACCCATTACCATGTCATGTGTCTATTCGTAGAACACTTCCCCTAACACCAGTCATACAGGTCGTTGTATTTTTGAGACCTTGAAAGAGTTTCAGCCTTACAAGGATGCTCGGCGCATCAGCATCTATCTGGCCATGCCGACGGCTGAGGTCCAGACAGATGCTATTGTGCGCCATGCCTTATCTGCTGGCAAGCAGGTCTTTGTTCCTTATTTACACAAGTCGCCTTTTCAAACACCGGATACTCCAGCTCGGGTAATGGACATGGTTCACCTAAAAGACGTCCAGGACTATGAGAGCCTCA
This genomic stretch from Fusarium oxysporum f. sp. lycopersici 4287 chromosome 2, whole genome shotgun sequence harbors:
- a CDS encoding hypothetical protein (At least one base has a quality score < 10), which produces MASSSLAERVGDRVAGDSPPLRQDVALQPLTSTSTSASSSSARSTVTVSPSHPVQAKGHVLPYQAPASHIPPPSLTTAATPAAFASTPASASTSTHASAPTSAAPPSVLVDNQDAAQPPDHIDSDDSLDAIPQPIDDTIDMASKKTPFLRSAAARSDAAPYGSVSLTPSRNNSPAGSDRWDPDSHQLRHVPDTLRSETSHRSILGKKSSSRLSEEIDGAVLVSGLEGRLGITEPTHTGVLEGSMKDDLSEDGALLDDASSTASDSEHQENSPHEAVRASVPPTDNTTLSINTPRMWCLSVIFAILGSSTNLFFSLRYPSVAITPVIALLLVHPLGHLWDFVLKRPYDPEEEFIDGVRTTSVSDDAHGSHKIKRRTRWRRWLAQGRWNEKEHTCVYVSSNVAFGFAFATDVIVEQTQFYNQEAPIVYQLLLTISTQILGYGFAGLTRRFLVRPSGMIWPGTLMSAAMFSTLHKQENKPAGGWTISRWKFFYIVWTISFLFYFLPGLLMPALSYFNVITWFAPKNVVIANLFGVSSGLGLFPLTFDWAQVTYVGSPLLVPFWAAMNVIGGLAVVMWIIAPILYYTNVLFSSYMPILSAAVFDNTGKVYDVSKILTPDFLFDREAYQSYSRVFLPITYVLSYGVQFAGLAALLTHTACWHGQDIWRSWKRALEEAREDGQPKYEPVADSPGPLPRQSFDEDQRRMSTSTSHVDGIISREDIHSKLMKRYKDAPLSWSIITFLLASSSLFKIVATLVSSLTQIGVLNWMFANIKGICTSEALNGFTCPIARVHFNGSILWGVVGPNEFFGPKAIYRSLVWFFPLGALLPIPLWLYCRRNRSSILRKVNLPVIFGAMSWIPPATGLNFSVWVLVCYVFNYLIKNRHNAWWSKYTMTLSAALDSGLAFGIVVVFFGFIYPGLAKNLKWWGTEVYKQGCDWQACSYNTLPEGERFGPKTW